GAGTCGGGATCCGCCCATTCGCGCGCACTGTCGCCGAAGCCGTTCGGTGCGGGTGGCGACCACATCGGATGGCGCAGCTGTCGCAGCAGCGCGGGCAGCGGACCGGCACGCGGGATACCGAGCGCACGCAGCACCGCGATCAGCCAGTCCTGCGGCGAACGGAACTTGCGCGCGTCCTCGCTCCACGCGTCCGGATGCTCGACGAGCGCTCGCGTCGTGACACGCAGATCCCCCTCGCTGTCCGCGAACGCGCGGGCGACGGCAGCGACAGCATCAGGAGGCGGCACGTCGGAGACGAAGTGGCGGACCAGCTTGTCCGCGATGAAGAGCGACGTCGCAGGATGACGGCACAGGGCGCGGATCGCCCGGCGTCCCTCCTCCATCCCGGCCTCGCGATAGGCCGTGCCGAGCACGACCTTCGAACCGGGCTCGTGCAGCAGCGGCTCGAACGCGAAGCGGAGCACGCCATCGCCTCCGGCAGCCGTGCGCGCACCGCCGCGCCCGGCCACGGTCCAGCCCGTCAGGATGCGCGCGAGCTCCTGCACATCCGCCTGCGTGTATCCGCCGTCCACGCCGAGCGTGTGCAGCTCGAGCAGCTCGCGCGCGTAGTTCTCGTTGAGCCCGCGGCGCGTGCCGGCACGAGCGCGCTGCCGGCCGCGCGCCGCGGGCGACGAGGGACCGATCGACTGCGCATTGTCGAGATAGAGCAGCATGGCAGGATGCATCGCCGAAGCCTGCACCATGTCCTCGAACCGGCCCAGCACATGCGGCCTGATGGCCTCGCGCTCGTACGCACCCGCCAGTGCCGCTACCGGCACCTTGCCCACCACCGAGACGCACAGGTGATTGGACCAGAACGCCGTCAGTCGCTCCACCACGGGCGCATCCGTCGTGACACGCTGCTCCAGAGCCGCCGTCATCTCGGCCAGACTGATCGCCGTGACGCGCCGGCGCGCGCGCCCGGCGGCCTCCCTGTCGCCCGACGACAGCGCAGCGCGCAGCTCCGCGAGAGCATCGGACGCATCGGTCGGCACGCCATTCACCGACGGCGCCGCGGGGAAGCGATCCAGCTGCTCCAGCACCCAGGCGCGCGGTTCGCTTACCGCGCGCTTCTCGCCCGGGCGCGCACCCAGCCCGAAACGGTTCAGCGCCTGCAACGCGGGATCGATCGTCATGCTACCGGGAGCTGAAGGTGGCGTGCCGGATGTGCCCGGCCTTCTGAGGATGACACGCGAGCCGCGCGATCCGTTGGTGGTTACCTTTCGCGGTGCGTCTGGGACCGGCCGGGGCTGGAAACACAGGGAGCCCCCGCCGTGGCAGGGGCTCCCGTGCAACTCTCACTTCCCGATGACCTCTCTCATCAGCCGTCGAACCTGTACGTCCCGCCGGCATCGACCAGCACCTGCGGCAGTCTATGATGCTTCTCGAAGTACTCGTACCCGG
The genomic region above belongs to Longimicrobiales bacterium and contains:
- a CDS encoding DUF1800 domain-containing protein, with translation MTIDPALQALNRFGLGARPGEKRAVSEPRAWVLEQLDRFPAAPSVNGVPTDASDALAELRAALSSGDREAAGRARRRVTAISLAEMTAALEQRVTTDAPVVERLTAFWSNHLCVSVVGKVPVAALAGAYEREAIRPHVLGRFEDMVQASAMHPAMLLYLDNAQSIGPSSPAARGRQRARAGTRRGLNENYARELLELHTLGVDGGYTQADVQELARILTGWTVAGRGGARTAAGGDGVLRFAFEPLLHEPGSKVVLGTAYREAGMEEGRRAIRALCRHPATSLFIADKLVRHFVSDVPPPDAVAAVARAFADSEGDLRVTTRALVEHPDAWSEDARKFRSPQDWLIAVLRALGIPRAGPLPALLRQLRHPMWSPPAPNGFGDSAREWADPDSLLNRAELARTIARRVPPGFDPRSLLDVVHTTPTDPLRDMLADSAIDNAERVALALAAPAFQWR